GCTGCGACATCATCTTGCGTGCTGAGTGGATTGGAGGCACAGAGCCGGACATCCGCGCCGCCGGCCTTAAGCGTGATCGCGAGATTGGCGGTTTCGGTGGTCACATGCAAACAGGCCGTGACCCGCACGCCCTTCAGCGGTTGTTGCCGTTTGAACCGTTTGCGGATGAGGCGTAACACCGGCATGGTGGCTTCGGCCCACTCAATCTTGAGTTTGCCTTGGTCCGCCAGCTTGATATCTCTCACGTCGTAATCCACGAAACCCTCCTCCTTGATGTCTGATCAGTAAAAGGGGGGCGGATTCTGTAATCCGTCCCCCCTTGCGTGTGCCTGTGGGAGCGTCTGGCTTAGAGCCCTGCGTCCTTGCGCAGGATCTTGGCCTTGTCGATTTTTTCCCAGGTGAACTCCGGTTCGTTCCGGCCGAAGTGCCCGTAGGCGGCGGTCTTCTTGAAGATCGGCCGGCGGAGCTTAAGGTGATCGATGATTCCGCGAGGGGTCATCGGGAAATATTTTCGCACCAGCTTGTCGAGATTTTCGACGGAGACCTTCTCGGTGTTTTTCGTATCAACGAGTACGGAGACCGGATCAGCCACGCCGATCGCATAGGCCAGCTGCACTTCGCATTTGTCGGCGAGGCCGGCCGCCACAATGTTCTTTGCGATATAGCGGGCCATGTATGACGCCGAGCGGTCCACCTTTGTGGGGTCCTTACCGGAGAAGGCCCCGCCACCATGGCTGCCGTGACCGCCGTAGGTATCGACGATGATCTTACGGCCGGTCAGCCCTGTATCGCCCATTGGTCCACCCACCACGAAACGACCGGTGGGGTTGATATGGTGCTTGACACCGGTTGGGTCATAGAGACCCTTGGGCATGACTGGCTTGATGACCTTTTCCATGATTTCGCGTTCGATCTGCTTAGTGGTGACATCGGGACTGTGTTGAGTGGAGACGACGATGGTGTCGATGCGGAGTGGTTTGCCGTTCTTATACTCGACGGTGACCTGTGATTTTCCGTCCGGGCGGACCCAGTCGAGGATCTTCTTCTTCCGCACTTCGGCGAGACGCCGGGTCAACCGGTGTGCCAGAACGATCGGCATCGGCATCAACTCATCGGTTTCATTCGTCGCGTAACCGAACATGAGCCCTTGATCGCCGGCCCCGCCGGAATCCACTCCCATGGCGATGTCGCTTGATTGCTGATGGATGGCAGTAAGGACAGAGCAGGTGTGGTAATCAAACCCCCACGACGCGTCGGTGTAGCCGACGTCCTTGATCACATCCCGGATAATGTCGGGGATTTCCACATAGGCTTTCGTGGAGATTTCGCCGGCCACAAATGCGATGCCGGTTGTTAGGATGGTTTCGCAGGCTACGCGCGAGTACTTGTCTTGCGCGATGATCGCATCGAGAATCCCATCGGAGATCTGGTCCGCGATCTTATCGGGATGCCCTTCCGTCACAGATTCTGATGTAAACAGGTAGTTGTGTCTCATTACGCTCCTTCGAAGGTTCTGGTATACGAAAACGCGACTAATCTCCCGCGATACTAGTATGACTGCCCTCCATTTGTCTATTCTTACTTCCGAGGGGAATTGATCCGAGATGTCTCATCCAGTTTGCTTGACACCTCTTTCCCAGCGCTTGTAGAATTACTGGATTTCTGCGGACTTAACGAAGCCAGCCCGCACCGCGTCCGTGCTATTGAATGTGAACAGGGTCTCGCCTTCCGGGCAGGGACAATCCCTTAAGATCCGAAGCAAGGAATTCCTACGATACGAATGGAAAGCCAGGGCTTGTGTCAGGTGAGCAGGGGAGGGAGTGGTACGCAATCATGAACGGCCAGCCGGACGCGCTTCCTCAGAAGGATACCCCTCGGTCTTCCAGCCCCGGCTTGGGATGGGATGAGTTCTCGCGGGAACTGGTCGAGTTCTTCGCCTCGATCAAGCTGGCGATGTTTCTCTTCCTCTTTTTGGCGGCCACGGCGACGATTGGCACGGTTATCCAGCAGGGCGAACGACCGGAAACCTACATTCAGGAATATGGAGAGAACGCCTATCGCTGGTTTCTTCGATTGGGACTGATCGACGTCTATCACACCTGGTGGTTTACCAGCATCCTCGGGCTCCTCTGTGTTAATTCCTTGACCTGTTTCTATAAGCGCTTTCCCGCCGTCTGGCGATCCATGCGGCAGGACAAAGTCAGTGTCTCGCTCGCCTTCATTAAGGGGATGAAGCAACAGGCAGAGGTGTCAGTCGATGCGAGCAAAGAAACGGTGGCGGAGAAGCTCGTGCAGCATTTGATCGAGAAGGGCTATCGCGTGCTCGCGAAAAACGAACCAGGCGAGGTGACGGTCTATGCGACAAAGGGCGTCCTTGGTCGCGTGGGAGCCCACATGGCTCACCTAAGTGCGACGGTCATTGTGCTCGGCGGGTTGATCGGCAGCTATTACGGGTTTCAGGAGTTCGGCGTCTGCCTGGAAGGGCAGACCTATCACATCCCGCGCGGCAATTTTGATTTGAAGATCGATAAGTTTTGGATCGATTATCATGAGAACGGTTCGGTGAAATCGTATAACAGCACACTGACGGTTCTTGAGGGAGGGCAATCGGTCCTTACGAAGACAATTACCGTCAACGACCCCCTGGTTTATAAAAATATCTGGTTTTACCAGTCGAGCTATGGCGACGCATGGGACCAGATCGAAGTCGCGCGGATCAATATCAAGGACAAACAGACTGACAAGGTGATCAAAACGGTTGATTTGGAGTGGCAGAAGGAGCAGGCGCTCGCCGATCTCAAGTTGAAGCTGTCGATCACGGACTTCGTGGCGGACTTTGCCTTCAATTCAACGGAAAAGAAGGTCTTCTCAAAGACGGTGGAACATGCGAACCCCGCCATCAGACTCGCGGTCAACGAACGTGAGACTGTTCAGGCCACGCCGTGGATTTTTTATCAATTCCCTGATCTCTTTGAGGTCAAAGATTCAAAATATCAGTTCGAACTGGTGGGGTATAAGCCAAAGAAGTATACCGGCCTCCAGATCGCGAAGAATCCTGGGATCAATATTGTGTGGACCGGGTCGACCATGATCGTCGTCGGGATCACCCTGTCTTCCTTTATCTATCATCGGCGCCTTTGGGCAAAGATCGTACCGGATGGCAGGGGTGTCGCGGTCTATCTCGGTGGGACCTCTCATAAGAGCCAGATCGATTTTCAGAAAGAATTCCGGAAGTTGACCGACAGGATTCGGACGTTTTCGGCTTGAAGACATATGGTGGTCAAACTACCCCTTTCTTGGGTATGATTAAACACTAGCGTACTTGCCTGATTCCATCGACGGAGGACCTTATGATGCGGTCTCTCTTCTTATTCGACATGACCTTCTGGCTTTATCTCGCCGCTCTGACTCTCTATATCGCCTATCTCTTCGCGCGACGTCCCGCAATGACGTTTGCCCCGGCCGGTCATCCGACTGAGAATTTCGATGAGCGCGATGGGGCTTGGGCGACGCAACTGGGACAGGTCGCGACGCTGATTACGGTGTTTGGGTGGATCGTGAATACGGCGGCTTTGTTCACCCGCGCTTTTGAACGTCTCCAACACTCAGGGACCTTCGCGCCCTGGTCGAATCAATTCGAAGCCATGGCCTATGTCTCCTGGGCAATTATTCTCGGGTATGTGCTGCTTGAGTTGCGATACAAGATCAAGGCCATCGGAGCGTTCGTGGTGGGTATCGGGTTCATCGCGATGGGAGCCGCGTCTCTCCTCCCCTATCGGTACCAGACGGCCGAACCGCTTGTGCCGGCCCTGAACAGCTACTGGATTTATATTCACGTGTCCGTAACCCTGACCAGTTATGCGGCTTTTGCCATGGCCGGTGGTCTGGGCCTGATGTATCTGTTCAAAGAGCGGGCGGAACAGCGGGGGAGCCGGTCACGGTTCTTTGCTTCGTTCCCGGACCTCGAGACGATCGATGAATTGGGGTACAAAGCCATCATGATCGGCTTTCCGCTTCTCGCCTTCGGCATTATCCTCGGCGCGATGTGGGCGAACTATGCCTGGGGTGGCTATTGGAGTTGGGATCCGAAGGAGACCTGGTCGTTGATTGTGTGGTTGATTTACGGGGCCTACATCCATGCACGCATGACGCGTGGGTGGGAAGGCCGCCGAGCGGCGATCTACGCGGTCTTCGGGTTCTTGATGGTCATCTTCTGTTTCTGGGGTGTGAACTTTTTGTTGTCGGGCCTCCACGCCTACGCCTAGCCGTAGGATGCTGAAAATGGCTACCAACTTCGTTCTTGGTCGCTCGCTCCCCTCAACGTACTAACGACTGTACGCCTCGGGGCCCTCGCTTGCTGCGGCCTTGCACGGTGGACGGCGCGTCTCGGCGCGCCGGGGTGAGGGGGTGAGAAGGCGACATTCTGAACATCCTTATAAACGGTTGGAAAGGAACAATCTTGTCGGAAATTTCGATCCCTAGCTCATCTCATCCTGCATCTCGAACAGGCGGCTCACGCCTCCTCATCTTGTTGGCAGGGGTGCTCATTCTCAGCGCTGTGTTTGGCATTGTGTGGATGCAGAGTGCCAAGTACGAACCATTGGTCGTAGGCAAGCAGGCGCCGGACTTCGCCTTATCGGATCTCAATGACAAGCCCTACCGACTCTCTGACTTTCGTGGCAAGGTGGTATTCCTCAATTTCTGGGCCACTTGGTGTAAGCCCTGCCGCGAGGAAATGCCGTCAATGGAAGTGCTCTATAAGAACTTTGAGAAAGACGGATTGGTAGTCTTGGCGGTGAGTATTGACCGTGTCACGACGACGAAGGATATCCCGCCCTTCGTCAAAGGCATGAACCTGACGTTTCCGGTGTTGATCGATTCGTGGGGGCAAACTGATAAGCCCTATAAGCGGATGGGTGTGCCTGAGACATTCATCATCGACCAAGAGGGCGTCATCCGAGAGATTGTGATAGGACCACGGGATTGGACACGGTTGGATAGCCTCCCGGTGATTACGAAGTTGCTCAACGTGACACCCAAGACGGTCGATGCAGGCCGTCAAACGATGTAAGCGAGGAACGGATGACCCGACTGGGGTTGATCGGGGGTGCTCTGACCCTCGTGGCGATTCTGCCTGGAGAATATGGGACGTCGTTCTTCGTCGACAGGGGCGTGGCTTCTAAGGTTGCGTCTCGTGGCCTCGTCAAGCCAGGCGACACCGCGCCGAATTTTCAGTTGCGGGACCTCGATGGAAAAGCCGTCTCGTTGTCGGATTTTCTAGGGAAAGTCGTTCTCGTGAATTTTTGGGCGACATGGTGCGGACCCTGCCGTGTCGAAATGCCGGCCATGGAGCAGCTCTACCGCACTTTTCCCCGAAAGGACTTTGAAATTCTTGCCGTATCCACAGATCCGCAAGGAGCTGCCGTGACCCGTCCGTTTCAGCGGGAAATCGGTCTGACGTTTCCGATTCTGCATGATGCCGACTATCGGGTGGGGTTGACCTATGGTGCGCGCACCTTGCCGATGTCGTTCATGGTGGACCGCAACGGAGTTGTCCGACAACAGATTTTTGGAGCACGTGACTGGAGTGCCCCGGAAGCCCACCAGTTGATTCAAGTGCTGATGAAGTCGTAAGAGCATGACGCAGTCCCTTCCACAGATCTCCGTGATCGCTGCATTCTCCGCGGGCTTGCTTTCATTCATCTCGCCCTGCGTGCTGCCGCTGGTCCCCTCGTACATCTCATACATTACCGGCTTGTCCGTGGAACAACTGACGGATGCCACAGAGCGATCCAAATTCAAGAAAGCCATCATCGCCAACGCCCTCTTATTCATCGCCGGATTCTCCGCCGTCTTTATTATGTTCGGTGCCTCTGCGAGTTTCCTCGGGCAGCTGTTGATTACCTACCAAGACCACGTCAGACGGATCGGAGGGGTGTTGATCGTCGTCTTCGGTCTGTATCTATTGGGCATCCTGAATCTGAATTTTTTGAAAATGGAGCATCGGTATCAATTCAGAAATCGTCCGACCGGTTACCTTGGATCATTTCTCATCGGCGTTGCGTTTGCTGCGGGCTGGACGCCTTGCGTCGGTCCCGTCCTCGGAACCATTTTGCTCTATGCTAGCACGACCGATTCGCTGACGAGCGGCGTCACGCTGCTGACGGCGTACTCGGTCGGCTTGGGTTTACCACTCTTCGTGACGGCGTTAGGAGTGGATCGTTTCCTGGTCTATTTCAAACAAGCACGGGCCTACCTGTGGGGCGTCTCGACAGTGAGCGGGGTCTTGTTGGTTATCGTGGGCGTGATGATCTATGCCAACACGTTGACGATGATTACCGGTTTTCTAGAGCGGTATGGCATCGGTTGGTATCTCGGGCAGTAAACAGCGGTCAGTCATCAGCGATTAGCTTCCCGCTCTTGAATCTCGTCTTCGCGCCAGGTTCCGCAAACCTCCTCTTTCCACCTCAGTCCACAGTCCTCAGCCTTGGTGGAGAATCTCGTTGCTGATTGCTGACAGCGTCTTCGCTGTAAACCTAGCACCAGGCGCCGAGGCGGCACGTCACGAACGACGGTATAAGGACGTTGGCGGAAGGGATTCCTAGTGAACCGTGTGCGGTCGGAGGAGCGAAGCCGGACGGGGAGCTGATATGGGAATCTGGCTCGGTCGCGATAGAGGGAGGCCCAGATGGGCCGGAATCGGATTTCTTAGCGAGCAGCGTGGGAGAATTCACGTTTCCGATCTTGGCCAACAACCGTCGGGCTTCACCTTCATGCTTGTTGTTGGGATATTTTTCGGCCAACAGTATCAGGTTTTCGCTGGCCCAGTCCTCGGCTCCCAGATCGTGATAGCTCAAGGCTAGAAAATAGAGGGCCTCCGGCGCAACCGACTTATCCGGGTAGAGTTTTATAATTTGCTCAAATCGGTGAGCTGCAGCCAGGTATGAGGCACGTCGATAATAAAATTGCCCGACAACGAGATGGGTCTGTGCTAAAAGGTCGTGGCATTCCTGAATTTTCTCGACGGCTTGAGTTTCATAGCGGTTCCCCGGGTATTCCTTTCGCAGTCGCTCAAATGCCTCGATTGCCTTTTGAATCGGTTCGGGGTCTCGATGGATTCCCTTGGCTCGCTTCATCTGGCTTTCTCCGATTCGGAAAGCCGCATATGGGGCGAGCATATGGGTACGGTGGAGCTCCAGAAAATGGTTATACTCGACGATTGCTTCCCCATATTCTTCCTTATCGAAGAAGGCTTCGCCCCGTTTCATGATCACGTTGGGGTCGTAGTTCTTTTCAATCGTGTCTCCCACAAAGATCTGCTCATCGGTCCCAGTAAGGGCTTTCTTTGAAGAATCTTGGTTTTTGGGCGTAGTGGAACAGGCAGTCAGTAAGCAGCAGACCACCAGACAGCCGATCGCTCGGAGGTCAATTGCAGCTCGTTTTCGCGGTTTTAGCTGAAGTAAAACTGTCATGTCACTGTGTCAGCCTGTCACTGTGTCGGTTTGTATCAGGCTTGCGCGTAAAATGCAATGAAACTGGCACTTGGTTGACCCCTTTCTCACTGAGACCTATAATCCCGCCCGCACAGGGGGCCGGCTAGTCTCCTAAAGGAGGGGGCAACCCCAAGAAAATGGTACGAACCAGAATAATCGGGACTGGCTCATATATCCCTGAACGGGAGATATCCAATCGCGAGGTCGGTGAACCGCTAGGGGTTGATGCAGCTGCCGTGCAGCGGCTCACGGGGATCAAGGAGCGGCGCTGGGCATCTCCGGCGCAAGCCTCCTCAGATCTGGCTGCGGAGGCAGGTCGACAAGCCTTGGCGACCGCGGGTCTTGCCGCTGCTGATGTGGATGGAATAGTGGTTTCGACGACTTCGGCTGATACGGCATTCCCGTCAACGGCCTGCCTCGTTCAGCGGTTCCTGGCGTGTCGGAATGTGCCGGCCTTCGATATCTCTGCTTCCTGTTCGGGTTTTCTCTATGGACTCTCGATGGCGGACGCCATGATTCGAAGTGGACAGCTCAAAACATGTCTCGTGGTAGCAGCCGAGGTGAAATCTCGGACGTTGGATCGGACGGATGTCGACACGGCGCTCTTGTTTGGGGATGGGGCTGGAGCTGTCGTGGTCCGCGCAGAGCCGGGCAGCAGCCATCCGAGCAGAGGTCTCTTGGGCCTACGTCTCCATGCCGACGGATCAGGTCATGACTACATTCGTATTCCTGCTGGAGGGTCTCGAACCCCGACGACGCAAGAGACGGTGAACGCAATGGGTCACACATTGCGGATGAAAGGATCTCCGCTGTTTCGACAGGCAGTCCGGCGGCTGGAGGAAGCTGTGCGGGATGTGGTGAAGGAGTTCGGGATTGACCTTCAAGAGGTGACGCAGCTGATCCTTCATCAGGCTAATGCGCGTATCCTCGAGCAGGTTGCGAGACGCCTGAAGATTCCGGCAGGGCGAATCTGTTCTGTGATCGAGCACTACGGTAATACGTCTTCGGCATCTCTCCCCATTGCCCTTGATCATGCAGTCCGAGCCGGCTCGATCAGACCAAACGATCTTATCGTGCTGGGCACTTTTGGCGGGGGACTCACCTGGGCGACGGGAATCCTCCGGTGGTGAACAATTTACAGGCCGGTAGCCGTTTCGTAATCTCGACGTAACAGGACTCGTGGAATGTAACCAGCGCACGATAGGAGGGGCGACTCGATGATGTTTGGGCTGATTCCCAAGGAAGAAGCGTTCTTCGAGATGTTTAAGAAGGCCGCGCATAACATGATCGAGGGGAGTCGTCTCCTGAAAGAGATGATGGAACACTTCCAGGATCCGGTCCAACAAGCCAAGCGAATCAAGGACGTGGAACATGTGGGGGACGGCATCACCCACGACATCGCCCTACGGCTAAACCAGACCTTTATCACGCCGATCGATCGCGAGGATATCCATGACCTTGCCAGCGCATTGGACGATATTCTCGATGTGACCGAGGCGATCGCTGACCGCTTCGTGCTCTACAAGGTAGCAAAACCGACCGATATGGCGATCAAGCTGGCAAACATTTTGTATCAAGCCTCTGTCGCGGTCGGTCGGGGAGTGGATCGTTTGGGGATGGGCCATCCCCAAGTGAATGAATGTAGTGTTCAGGTGAATAGCTTGGAGAACGAAGCGGATCGTGTTTCTCGCGACGCAATCTCGGCGTTGTTCGAAAAGGAAAACGATCCGATGGCGGTGATCAAACTAAAAGAGATCTACGAGGGCTTTGAAGAAGGAACCGATCGGTGTGAGGACGTGGCCAATATTCTTGAGCGTATCGCCTTAAAACACCACTAAATGAACCCGGTAAGAGGCAAGGCGTGAGAGGCCAGTGGCTCATCACAAGGGATCAGACTGCGGTGCTCGACCGATCGGCGGCCTTGTTGGTTGTGTTTGTTCTCGCAGGGAATCCGCAGGGCTTGCCGCCTGCCCCCTCCCTTCGCCTCACCAGGGTGTCGCATGCCTGATTTGGGCGGGATGCTCCTCCTCGTCGTCCTGCTGGCGCTCATGTTCGATTTTTCGAACGGTTGGCATGACAGTGCGAACGCAATCGCGACCGTGGTCTCCACACGAGTGGTCAGCCCGTTTGTGGCCGTGATGGCAGCGGGGGCTCTCAACGTCGCTGGCGCATTCATGTCGACGGCGGTTGCGAAGATGCTCGGATCGGGAATCATTGATCCGACGTCCGTTACACAGCAGATGGTTGCAGCAGCGTTAGCGGGGGCGATTCTCTGGAATCTGCTCACGCTCATGCTTGGTCTTCCGACCAGCTCCTCCCACGCTTTGATCGGTGGGCTCGTCGGCGCGGCGGTGACTCACGGAGGATGGGAGACCGTGAAATTGTCCGGCCTCCGGTCCGTGTTGGAAGCAATGGTCTTGTCGCCGTTTTGCGGGTTTGCGATGGGACTTCTATTAATGGTGCTGATCAGCTGGACTTGTTTCCGGATCGCGCGGAGCGTGGCGACGCGGTTCTTCAAACGGCTACAACTCTTGTCGGCCTGCTTCATGGCATTCAGCCACGGGGCGAACGATGCTCAAAAGGCAATGGGTATCATTACACTGGCTCTCCTTTCGGCGGGCCAGATTCAAACGGCGGAGGTGCCGGGTTGGGTCATCGGAGCCTGTGCTATCGCGATGGGTCTGGGGACGGCGGTGGGAGGCTGGCAGATCGTTAGGACCTTGGGGATGCGCATCGTCAAGCTCGAACCGGTTCATGGGTTCGCCGCTGAAACCGGCGCTGCAGCAGTGCTGATGGTCACGGCGCACATCGGTTTGCCAGTCAGCACGACGCACACGATCACCTCTTCGGTCATGGGTGTTGGCGCGGTTAAGCGACTGTCTGCGGTGCGCTGGGGGGTGACGAAGCGGATTCTCTATGCCTGGTTGTTTACATTGCCCGGTGCGGCGCTGTTGTCGTGCGTGATTTATCTGCTCGGAACCAGATTGAGCTGAGAGTCCGGCGAAACGACGTGGTAGACGGATAATCGCACCACAAAACGACTCCCGGTCGGGATATTTGCCTCTACCCACACCTGTCCACCGTGTCCTTCGACGATATGTTTCACGATGGCCAGCCCGAGCCCTGTGCCTCCCAGCTCGCGCGAGCGCGCCTTATCAACGCGATAGAATCGCTCGAAGACTCGGGGACGATCCCGTTCGGGAATGCCCATACCGGTGTCGGTGACCGTCAAGTCGATCTGATCGCTGGCGGAGCTGGCGGAAGAGGGGCCAGATGTCGCGCGATGGGCCGCGATGGTGACGGTTCCATGTTCCGGCGTGTACTTGATCGCATTGTCGATCAGGTTCATGAGCACCTGCACGAGGCGCTCTTCATCGCCAGCAATCAGCGGGAGATCCGGAGCAATCCACGACGTCAAGCGATGCCCTTTTTTATCCGCAAGGGGTTTGAGCATGGCCAAGGTCCGCTCAATGACGGTGCTGAGGTGCAGCGGGTCTCGCTTGAACAGGACTTGACCGGATTCAATCTTCGAAAGCTGCAGCAGGTCGTCGAGAATCAAATTCAGTCGGTCGCTCTGCTTGAGGATGATATCGAGGAAGCGCGAGCTCGTGTCGGGGTCGTTTTTCCCTCCGTCGATGAGCGCCTCGACGTACCCTTTGATTGAGGTCAGCGGAGTCCGTAATTCATGGGAGACGTTCGCCACGAAATCTTTGCGGATGTTCTCAAGTCTCCGGAGTTCGGTGATGTCATGGAGCACCAGGACCGCACAGGCTTCATTGTCCTGTTCACCTCCTGCGATTGAGGCTTCGACATGGAGGCACCGCCCACTCGGTGAGAGGATAATCTCGGATTCTTGCCCATTGCGGGATGCCAGCACGTTCGAAACCAACTGATTCAAGTCTTGGTGCTGGAACACGTCGGCACAGCGGCGACCACGCGATTCCGATCGACTGATGTCAAACATGCGCTCAAGGGCCGGATTGACCTGAAGGACTCGACCGCGATAGTCGAGGACCATCACCCCCTCAACCATCGAAGTGAGCATCGCCAGCAACTGCGACCGATCTTCGGACAATTCCTCGATTTTCACTCGGAGCTCGGCGGTCATGTGATTGAGCGCATCGCCT
Above is a genomic segment from Nitrospiraceae bacterium containing:
- a CDS encoding cytochrome c biogenesis protein ResB; translation: MNGQPDALPQKDTPRSSSPGLGWDEFSRELVEFFASIKLAMFLFLFLAATATIGTVIQQGERPETYIQEYGENAYRWFLRLGLIDVYHTWWFTSILGLLCVNSLTCFYKRFPAVWRSMRQDKVSVSLAFIKGMKQQAEVSVDASKETVAEKLVQHLIEKGYRVLAKNEPGEVTVYATKGVLGRVGAHMAHLSATVIVLGGLIGSYYGFQEFGVCLEGQTYHIPRGNFDLKIDKFWIDYHENGSVKSYNSTLTVLEGGQSVLTKTITVNDPLVYKNIWFYQSSYGDAWDQIEVARINIKDKQTDKVIKTVDLEWQKEQALADLKLKLSITDFVADFAFNSTEKKVFSKTVEHANPAIRLAVNERETVQATPWIFYQFPDLFEVKDSKYQFELVGYKPKKYTGLQIAKNPGINIVWTGSTMIVVGITLSSFIYHRRLWAKIVPDGRGVAVYLGGTSHKSQIDFQKEFRKLTDRIRTFSA
- a CDS encoding cytochrome c biogenesis protein CcdA; its protein translation is MTQSLPQISVIAAFSAGLLSFISPCVLPLVPSYISYITGLSVEQLTDATERSKFKKAIIANALLFIAGFSAVFIMFGASASFLGQLLITYQDHVRRIGGVLIVVFGLYLLGILNLNFLKMEHRYQFRNRPTGYLGSFLIGVAFAAGWTPCVGPVLGTILLYASTTDSLTSGVTLLTAYSVGLGLPLFVTALGVDRFLVYFKQARAYLWGVSTVSGVLLVIVGVMIYANTLTMITGFLERYGIGWYLGQ
- a CDS encoding DUF47 family protein; amino-acid sequence: MMFGLIPKEEAFFEMFKKAAHNMIEGSRLLKEMMEHFQDPVQQAKRIKDVEHVGDGITHDIALRLNQTFITPIDREDIHDLASALDDILDVTEAIADRFVLYKVAKPTDMAIKLANILYQASVAVGRGVDRLGMGHPQVNECSVQVNSLENEADRVSRDAISALFEKENDPMAVIKLKEIYEGFEEGTDRCEDVANILERIALKHH
- the bamD gene encoding outer membrane protein assembly factor BamD, yielding MTVLLQLKPRKRAAIDLRAIGCLVVCCLLTACSTTPKNQDSSKKALTGTDEQIFVGDTIEKNYDPNVIMKRGEAFFDKEEYGEAIVEYNHFLELHRTHMLAPYAAFRIGESQMKRAKGIHRDPEPIQKAIEAFERLRKEYPGNRYETQAVEKIQECHDLLAQTHLVVGQFYYRRASYLAAAHRFEQIIKLYPDKSVAPEALYFLALSYHDLGAEDWASENLILLAEKYPNNKHEGEARRLLAKIGNVNSPTLLAKKSDSGPSGPPSIATEPDSHISSPSGFAPPTAHGSLGIPSANVLIPSFVTCRLGAWC
- a CDS encoding beta-ketoacyl-ACP synthase III translates to MVRTRIIGTGSYIPEREISNREVGEPLGVDAAAVQRLTGIKERRWASPAQASSDLAAEAGRQALATAGLAAADVDGIVVSTTSADTAFPSTACLVQRFLACRNVPAFDISASCSGFLYGLSMADAMIRSGQLKTCLVVAAEVKSRTLDRTDVDTALLFGDGAGAVVVRAEPGSSHPSRGLLGLRLHADGSGHDYIRIPAGGSRTPTTQETVNAMGHTLRMKGSPLFRQAVRRLEEAVRDVVKEFGIDLQEVTQLILHQANARILEQVARRLKIPAGRICSVIEHYGNTSSASLPIALDHAVRAGSIRPNDLIVLGTFGGGLTWATGILRW
- a CDS encoding ATP-binding protein → MTLPIRWKVTLATLVVLACGLITAGLLAAQSIKQQEIAQSSQTLEVRTQLVAHQLQPLLLGPSPLPPTTQLQAIVRDLSSLALVRITLVAADGSVLADSAVPDRELAAVENHRTRPEIQSAIASGFGTDLRMSHTTGQRTLYRAVGLKRDGDPTYSIFLRLGLPMTMLEQELGKLQHNLALAFGSAFLIAVALSVWLARGLTKPLSDMAKAASQLAAGDHGVRIQTSAQDEVGLLGDALNHMTAELRVKIEELSEDRSQLLAMLTSMVEGVMVLDYRGRVLQVNPALERMFDISRSESRGRRCADVFQHQDLNQLVSNVLASRNGQESEIILSPSGRCLHVEASIAGGEQDNEACAVLVLHDITELRRLENIRKDFVANVSHELRTPLTSIKGYVEALIDGGKNDPDTSSRFLDIILKQSDRLNLILDDLLQLSKIESGQVLFKRDPLHLSTVIERTLAMLKPLADKKGHRLTSWIAPDLPLIAGDEERLVQVLMNLIDNAIKYTPEHGTVTIAAHRATSGPSSASSASDQIDLTVTDTGMGIPERDRPRVFERFYRVDKARSRELGGTGLGLAIVKHIVEGHGGQVWVEANIPTGSRFVVRLSVYHVVSPDSQLNLVPSR
- a CDS encoding TlpA disulfide reductase family protein produces the protein MLAGVLILSAVFGIVWMQSAKYEPLVVGKQAPDFALSDLNDKPYRLSDFRGKVVFLNFWATWCKPCREEMPSMEVLYKNFEKDGLVVLAVSIDRVTTTKDIPPFVKGMNLTFPVLIDSWGQTDKPYKRMGVPETFIIDQEGVIREIVIGPRDWTRLDSLPVITKLLNVTPKTVDAGRQTM
- the ccsB gene encoding c-type cytochrome biogenesis protein CcsB, which codes for MMRSLFLFDMTFWLYLAALTLYIAYLFARRPAMTFAPAGHPTENFDERDGAWATQLGQVATLITVFGWIVNTAALFTRAFERLQHSGTFAPWSNQFEAMAYVSWAIILGYVLLELRYKIKAIGAFVVGIGFIAMGAASLLPYRYQTAEPLVPALNSYWIYIHVSVTLTSYAAFAMAGGLGLMYLFKERAEQRGSRSRFFASFPDLETIDELGYKAIMIGFPLLAFGIILGAMWANYAWGGYWSWDPKETWSLIVWLIYGAYIHARMTRGWEGRRAAIYAVFGFLMVIFCFWGVNFLLSGLHAYA
- a CDS encoding inorganic phosphate transporter; this translates as MPDLGGMLLLVVLLALMFDFSNGWHDSANAIATVVSTRVVSPFVAVMAAGALNVAGAFMSTAVAKMLGSGIIDPTSVTQQMVAAALAGAILWNLLTLMLGLPTSSSHALIGGLVGAAVTHGGWETVKLSGLRSVLEAMVLSPFCGFAMGLLLMVLISWTCFRIARSVATRFFKRLQLLSACFMAFSHGANDAQKAMGIITLALLSAGQIQTAEVPGWVIGACAIAMGLGTAVGGWQIVRTLGMRIVKLEPVHGFAAETGAAAVLMVTAHIGLPVSTTHTITSSVMGVGAVKRLSAVRWGVTKRILYAWLFTLPGAALLSCVIYLLGTRLS
- the metK gene encoding methionine adenosyltransferase, whose protein sequence is MRHNYLFTSESVTEGHPDKIADQISDGILDAIIAQDKYSRVACETILTTGIAFVAGEISTKAYVEIPDIIRDVIKDVGYTDASWGFDYHTCSVLTAIHQQSSDIAMGVDSGGAGDQGLMFGYATNETDELMPMPIVLAHRLTRRLAEVRKKKILDWVRPDGKSQVTVEYKNGKPLRIDTIVVSTQHSPDVTTKQIEREIMEKVIKPVMPKGLYDPTGVKHHINPTGRFVVGGPMGDTGLTGRKIIVDTYGGHGSHGGGAFSGKDPTKVDRSASYMARYIAKNIVAAGLADKCEVQLAYAIGVADPVSVLVDTKNTEKVSVENLDKLVRKYFPMTPRGIIDHLKLRRPIFKKTAAYGHFGRNEPEFTWEKIDKAKILRKDAGL
- a CDS encoding TlpA disulfide reductase family protein, giving the protein MTRLGLIGGALTLVAILPGEYGTSFFVDRGVASKVASRGLVKPGDTAPNFQLRDLDGKAVSLSDFLGKVVLVNFWATWCGPCRVEMPAMEQLYRTFPRKDFEILAVSTDPQGAAVTRPFQREIGLTFPILHDADYRVGLTYGARTLPMSFMVDRNGVVRQQIFGARDWSAPEAHQLIQVLMKS